From one Streptomyces chromofuscus genomic stretch:
- a CDS encoding resuscitation-promoting factor produces the protein MSNSPFETYGTDQPYETLEAFEPYEPSPAHGEFDVHSAPTLPYGATYAAYAARAAYDAQGDTRGDTYRPAYETTEPLLPRQSAPEDSETVARPRVDRRAARRRRGRYADRPDVSVRRLLPRALVVAFLAGGTTAFVAEDKAVDLNVDGEPRRLHTFADDVGELLAEEGVELGAHDVVEPAPGTELGDDDEIAVHYGRPLRLTLDGRRHQVWTTARTVEGALRELGVRAEGAYLSAARSQRIGRTGLALDVRTERSVTVMADGRARTVRTNAATVGEAVAQAGITLRGQDTTSVPQHSFPRDGQTVTVLRITGGRETREEEIPFEVRRIEDPTVFKGTEVVERAGQPGLRRITYALRTVNGVRQKPRRIMTELVREPTARIVKVGTRPLPSSVRGADHLDWQGLAACESGGRPDAVDPSGTYGGLYQFDTGTWHSLGGTGRPQDAPAAEQTYRAKKLYIRRGAGPWPHCGARLHH, from the coding sequence GTGAGCAACTCCCCGTTCGAGACGTACGGGACCGACCAGCCGTACGAGACCCTCGAGGCATTCGAGCCGTACGAGCCGTCGCCGGCGCACGGCGAGTTCGACGTGCACAGTGCGCCGACGCTTCCCTACGGCGCCACGTACGCCGCTTACGCGGCCCGGGCCGCGTACGACGCGCAGGGTGACACCCGCGGCGACACCTACCGGCCCGCCTACGAGACGACCGAGCCCCTGCTTCCCCGGCAGAGCGCGCCGGAGGACTCCGAGACGGTCGCGCGCCCCCGAGTGGACCGGCGGGCCGCCCGCCGGCGCAGGGGCCGGTACGCCGACCGGCCGGACGTCTCCGTGCGCCGACTGCTGCCCCGGGCGCTGGTCGTCGCCTTCCTCGCCGGGGGCACCACCGCCTTCGTCGCCGAGGACAAGGCCGTCGACCTGAACGTCGACGGCGAGCCGCGCCGCCTGCACACCTTCGCCGACGACGTCGGCGAGCTGCTCGCCGAGGAGGGCGTCGAGCTCGGCGCGCACGACGTGGTCGAACCCGCGCCGGGCACCGAGCTGGGCGACGACGACGAGATCGCCGTGCACTACGGCCGTCCCCTGCGGCTCACCCTCGACGGACGCCGGCACCAGGTGTGGACGACCGCGCGGACGGTGGAGGGCGCGCTGCGGGAGCTCGGGGTCCGGGCCGAGGGCGCGTACCTGTCGGCCGCGCGCTCCCAGCGCATCGGGCGGACCGGTCTCGCCCTCGACGTGCGCACCGAGCGGTCCGTCACCGTCATGGCCGACGGCCGGGCCCGCACCGTGCGCACCAACGCCGCCACCGTCGGCGAGGCCGTCGCGCAGGCCGGCATCACCCTGCGCGGCCAGGACACCACCTCCGTCCCCCAGCACAGCTTCCCGCGCGACGGCCAGACGGTCACTGTGCTGCGGATCACCGGCGGCAGGGAGACCCGCGAGGAGGAGATCCCGTTCGAGGTGCGGCGGATCGAGGACCCGACGGTGTTCAAGGGCACCGAGGTGGTCGAGCGGGCCGGACAGCCGGGGCTGCGCCGGATCACGTACGCCCTGCGGACCGTCAACGGGGTCCGGCAGAAGCCGCGGCGGATCATGACCGAGCTGGTGCGCGAGCCGACCGCGCGCATCGTGAAGGTCGGCACGAGACCGCTGCCGTCCTCGGTCCGGGGCGCCGACCACCTGGACTGGCAGGGCCTCGCCGCGTGCGAGTCCGGCGGCCGCCCCGACGCCGTCGACCCCTCCGGCACGTACGGCGGCCTCTACCAGTTCGACACCGGCACCTGGCACAGCCTCGGCGGCACCGGCCGCCCCCAGGACGCCCCGGCGGCGGAACAGACGTACCGGGCGAAGAAGCTGTACATCCGGCGCGGGGCCGGACCCTGGCCGCACTGCGGGGCGCGGTTGCACCACTGA
- a CDS encoding TatD family hydrolase, producing MPTADKNAAPPLPPPLAVPVADSHTHLDMQSGTVEEGLAKAASVGVTTVVQVGCDVNGSRWAAETAAAYRNVHAAVALHPNEAPRIVHGTPLSGGQAPQAPRDGRSRQGAREPGGDAALEEALAEIERLAALPQVKAVGETGLDYFRTGPEGKAAQERSFRAHIEIAKRHGKALVIHDRDAHADVLRILKEEGAPERTVFHCYSGDADMAEVCARAGYFMSFAGNVTFKNAQNLRDALAVAPAELVLVETDAPFLTPAPYRGRPNAPYLVPVTVRAMAAVRGIDEDAMATALGANTARAFGY from the coding sequence ATGCCCACCGCCGACAAGAACGCCGCACCGCCCCTGCCGCCGCCCCTGGCCGTACCGGTCGCCGACTCGCACACCCACCTCGACATGCAGTCCGGCACGGTGGAGGAGGGCCTCGCCAAGGCCGCGTCGGTCGGCGTCACCACGGTCGTGCAGGTCGGCTGCGACGTGAACGGCTCCCGATGGGCGGCCGAGACGGCGGCGGCGTACCGAAACGTGCACGCGGCCGTCGCCCTGCACCCCAACGAGGCGCCGCGCATCGTGCACGGCACACCTCTCTCCGGGGGGCAAGCCCCCCAGGCCCCCCGCGACGGCCGGTCCCGGCAGGGAGCCCGCGAGCCCGGCGGGGACGCGGCGCTGGAGGAGGCACTCGCCGAGATCGAGCGGCTGGCCGCGCTGCCCCAGGTGAAGGCGGTCGGCGAGACGGGGCTGGACTACTTCCGCACCGGCCCCGAGGGCAAGGCGGCGCAGGAGCGGTCGTTCCGCGCGCACATCGAGATCGCCAAGCGGCACGGCAAGGCCCTCGTCATCCACGACCGCGACGCCCACGCGGACGTGCTGCGCATCCTGAAGGAGGAGGGCGCGCCGGAGCGGACGGTGTTCCACTGCTACTCCGGGGACGCCGACATGGCCGAGGTGTGCGCCCGCGCCGGGTACTTCATGTCCTTCGCCGGCAACGTCACCTTCAAGAACGCCCAGAACCTGCGGGACGCGCTGGCCGTGGCCCCGGCGGAGCTGGTCCTGGTGGAGACCGACGCGCCGTTCCTGACGCCCGCGCCCTACCGCGGACGGCCGAACGCCCCCTACCTCGTGCCGGTCACCGTGCGTGCGATGGCCGCCGTGCGCGGCATCGACGAGGACGCGATGGCCACTGCCCTCGGCGCGAACACGGCGCGCGCCTTCGGTTACTGA
- the rsmI gene encoding 16S rRNA (cytidine(1402)-2'-O)-methyltransferase has product MTGTLVLAGTPIGDIADAPPRLSEELARADVVAAEDTRRLRRLTQALGVTPRGRVVSYFEGNEAARTPELVEELVGGARVLLVTDAGMPSVSDPGYRLVAAAVERDVRVTAVPGPSAVLTALALSGLPVDRFCFEGFLPRKAGERLTRLREVAGERRTLVYFEAPHRLDDTLAAMAEVFGAQRRAAVCRELTKTYEEVRRGTLGELAGWAAEGVRGEITVVVEGAPEAGPEEIGDEELVRRVRVREEAGERRKEAIAAVAVEAGVPKRVVFDAVVAAKRAV; this is encoded by the coding sequence GTGACAGGAACCCTTGTTTTGGCAGGCACCCCCATCGGCGACATCGCGGACGCGCCGCCCAGGCTCTCCGAGGAACTGGCGCGGGCGGACGTGGTCGCCGCCGAGGACACGCGGCGGCTGCGACGGCTGACCCAGGCCCTGGGGGTCACGCCGCGGGGGCGGGTCGTGTCGTACTTCGAGGGCAACGAGGCGGCGCGCACCCCCGAGCTGGTCGAGGAGCTGGTGGGCGGCGCCCGGGTACTGCTCGTCACCGATGCCGGGATGCCCTCGGTGTCGGACCCCGGGTACCGGCTGGTGGCGGCGGCCGTGGAACGGGACGTCCGGGTCACCGCGGTGCCCGGGCCCTCCGCCGTGCTGACCGCTCTCGCGCTGTCCGGGCTGCCGGTGGACCGGTTCTGCTTCGAGGGGTTCCTGCCGCGCAAGGCGGGGGAGCGGCTGACGCGGCTGCGGGAGGTGGCCGGGGAGCGGCGGACGCTGGTCTACTTCGAGGCCCCGCACCGGCTCGACGACACGCTCGCGGCGATGGCCGAGGTGTTCGGTGCGCAGCGGCGGGCGGCCGTGTGCCGGGAGCTGACCAAGACGTACGAGGAGGTGCGGCGGGGGACGCTCGGGGAGCTGGCCGGGTGGGCCGCCGAGGGGGTGCGGGGGGAGATCACCGTCGTGGTCGAGGGAGCGCCCGAGGCGGGGCCGGAGGAGATCGGCGACGAGGAGCTCGTGCGGCGGGTGCGGGTGCGCGAGGAGGCCGGGGAGCGGCGCAAGGAGGCGATCGCGGCGGTGGCCGTGGAGGCGGGAGTGCCGAAGCGGGTGGTCTTCGACGCCGTGGTCGCCGCGAAACGCGCGGTGTGA
- a CDS encoding dolichyl-phosphate-mannose--protein mannosyltransferase — translation MTSTASSTDTRQDQASHERRPSWQQRLRRFGYAPAGPRSDVRDRLVPPYAEPSPRLWAAFGIGHPLAERITRWSGWGGPLLVTLFAGVLRFWNLGSPKAVIFDETYYAKDAWALVHRGFEVNWDKNVNDLILSQNGDVPIPTDAAYVVHPPVGKYVIGLGELMFGFDPFGWRFMTALLGTLSVLLLCRIGRRLFRSTFLGCLAGALMAVDGLHFVMSRTALLDGVLMFFVLAAFGCLLVDRDRARAKLAAALPADAGGRVRPHAHTAEHTRIGLRPWRIAAGLMLGLAIGTKWNGLYILAAFCVMAVLWDVGARKVAGARHPYKAVIRHDLGWAFLSTVPVAVVTYFASWTGWILSATDGTGGYYRNWAATDGKDSGWSWLFPEWWRSLWHYETQVYEFHVGLSSPHTYESNPWSWLVVGRPVSYFYESPAPGADGCPADAGEKCAREVLALGTPMLWWVACFALLYVLWRWFFRRDWRAGAIACGIVAGYLPWFFYQERTIFFFYAVVFVPFLCLAVAMLIGALVGPPGSTETRRVAGATGAGVLVLLIAWNFVYFWPVYTGQTLPIDDWRSRMWLDTWV, via the coding sequence GTGACCAGTACCGCGTCCTCCACGGACACCCGGCAGGACCAGGCCTCTCACGAGCGGCGACCCTCATGGCAGCAGCGGCTGCGCCGTTTCGGATACGCGCCGGCCGGACCCCGCAGCGACGTCCGGGACCGGCTCGTGCCGCCGTACGCCGAGCCGAGCCCGCGGCTGTGGGCGGCGTTCGGCATCGGGCACCCCCTGGCCGAGCGGATCACCCGCTGGTCGGGCTGGGGCGGGCCGCTGCTGGTGACGCTGTTCGCGGGTGTCCTGCGGTTCTGGAACCTGGGCAGCCCGAAGGCGGTGATATTCGACGAGACGTACTACGCCAAGGACGCGTGGGCGCTCGTCCACCGCGGGTTCGAGGTCAACTGGGACAAGAACGTCAACGACCTCATCCTGTCCCAGAACGGCGACGTGCCCATTCCGACCGACGCGGCGTACGTCGTGCACCCGCCGGTCGGCAAGTACGTCATCGGACTGGGCGAGCTGATGTTCGGGTTCGACCCGTTCGGCTGGCGGTTCATGACGGCGCTGCTGGGCACGCTGTCGGTGCTGCTCCTGTGCCGGATCGGCCGCCGTCTGTTCCGCTCCACGTTCCTCGGCTGTCTCGCGGGCGCGTTGATGGCGGTGGACGGGCTGCACTTCGTGATGAGCCGCACCGCGCTGCTCGACGGCGTGCTGATGTTCTTCGTGCTGGCTGCGTTCGGCTGCCTGCTCGTGGACCGGGACCGGGCGCGGGCGAAACTGGCCGCCGCGCTGCCCGCGGACGCCGGGGGCCGGGTCCGCCCGCACGCGCACACGGCGGAGCACACCCGCATCGGCCTGCGGCCGTGGCGGATCGCGGCGGGCCTGATGCTGGGCCTGGCCATCGGCACCAAGTGGAACGGCCTGTACATCCTCGCGGCGTTCTGCGTGATGGCGGTGCTGTGGGACGTCGGCGCCCGCAAGGTCGCGGGCGCCCGGCACCCGTACAAGGCGGTGATCCGGCACGACCTGGGCTGGGCGTTCCTGTCGACGGTCCCGGTCGCCGTCGTCACCTACTTCGCGTCCTGGACCGGCTGGATCCTGTCCGCCACCGACGGCACGGGCGGCTACTACCGCAACTGGGCGGCGACCGACGGCAAGGACAGCGGCTGGTCGTGGCTGTTCCCGGAGTGGTGGCGCAGCCTGTGGCACTACGAGACGCAGGTGTACGAGTTCCACGTCGGCCTGTCCTCGCCGCACACCTACGAGTCCAACCCGTGGAGCTGGCTCGTCGTCGGCCGCCCGGTGTCCTACTTCTACGAGTCCCCCGCTCCCGGCGCGGACGGCTGCCCGGCGGACGCGGGCGAGAAGTGCGCGCGCGAGGTGCTGGCGCTGGGCACGCCGATGCTGTGGTGGGTGGCCTGCTTCGCGCTGCTGTACGTGCTGTGGCGGTGGTTCTTCCGCCGCGACTGGCGGGCGGGCGCGATCGCCTGCGGGATCGTGGCGGGCTATCTGCCGTGGTTCTTCTACCAGGAGCGCACGATCTTCTTCTTCTACGCCGTGGTCTTCGTGCCGTTCCTCTGCCTGGCGGTCGCGATGCTGATCGGCGCCCTGGTCGGCCCACCCGGCTCCACCGAGACCCGCCGGGTCGCGGGCGCGACGGGAGCGGGCGTGCTCGTCCTGCTCATCGCCTGGAACTTCGTCTACTTCTGGCCCGTCTACACCGGCCAGACCCTGCCCATCGACGACTGGCGCTCGCGGATGTGGCTGGACACCTGGGTCTAG
- a CDS encoding penicillin-binding transpeptidase domain-containing protein: MRKGVKAAVVGSVFAVMVGGAGYGAFNFVSALSGDGGTAAAGEPEPVRTGPPSSAEVEETTRQFFAAWQRGRGTEAASYTNFADEAEPVLASFGQDAHLTDVRITPAKAQGRTVPFTVKATVSYGGKSKPLAYDSRLTVVRGESTGRALVDWEPSVVHPSLKDGDILVTEEAANPQIEAVDRDGTVLSKEKYPSLGPILDELRARYGDKAGGTPGVELAVRHTATGAADTTLLTLSKGEPGRLRTTLSATAQEAAEKAVARYEQSSVVAVKPSTGEILAVANHRADGWNAAFLGQVAPGSTMKIISAATFIDNGLTSMDGPAPCPDEAVSESQTFHNLAGMRPNENATLSESFARSCNTAFIKFADEVKVDSLTREAQDRFGIGRNDWKVGVPSFDGSVPASGGPDTAANLIGQGQVQMSPLNMASVTATATTGAFRQPVIVPQDLDGRELATARGLSGNTVGQLRAMMNRTATSGTAASVMSGLSGSIGAKTGSAEVDGNAKADSWFTGYRDDIAAAAMAQQGGRGGEAAGPIVAAVLRAGG, from the coding sequence ATGCGCAAGGGGGTCAAGGCTGCTGTCGTCGGCAGTGTGTTCGCGGTGATGGTGGGCGGCGCCGGGTACGGCGCCTTCAACTTCGTCTCCGCGCTCAGCGGTGACGGGGGGACAGCGGCCGCGGGCGAGCCCGAGCCGGTCAGGACCGGACCGCCGAGCAGCGCGGAGGTCGAGGAGACGACCCGTCAGTTCTTCGCGGCCTGGCAGAGGGGCCGGGGCACCGAGGCGGCGTCGTACACGAACTTCGCCGACGAGGCCGAGCCCGTGCTGGCGTCCTTCGGGCAGGACGCGCATCTCACCGACGTGCGCATCACACCAGCAAAGGCACAGGGCCGCACCGTGCCGTTCACCGTGAAGGCGACGGTGTCGTACGGCGGGAAGTCCAAGCCGCTGGCGTACGACAGCCGGCTCACCGTGGTGCGCGGCGAGAGCACCGGGCGGGCGCTGGTCGACTGGGAGCCGTCCGTGGTGCACCCGAGTCTGAAGGACGGTGACATCCTTGTCACCGAGGAGGCGGCGAACCCGCAGATCGAGGCGGTGGACCGCGACGGCACCGTGCTGTCGAAGGAGAAGTACCCCTCCCTCGGCCCGATCCTGGACGAACTGCGCGCCCGCTACGGCGACAAGGCCGGCGGCACGCCGGGCGTCGAACTCGCCGTCCGGCACACCGCGACCGGGGCCGCCGACACCACGCTGCTCACCCTCTCGAAGGGCGAACCGGGCCGACTGCGCACGACGCTGAGCGCGACCGCGCAGGAAGCCGCCGAGAAGGCGGTCGCCCGGTACGAGCAGTCCTCCGTCGTCGCCGTCAAGCCGAGCACCGGCGAGATCCTGGCCGTCGCCAACCACCGCGCGGACGGCTGGAACGCGGCGTTCCTCGGACAGGTGGCGCCCGGTTCCACGATGAAGATCATCAGCGCGGCGACGTTCATCGACAACGGGCTCACCAGCATGGACGGGCCCGCGCCCTGCCCCGACGAGGCGGTCTCGGAGAGCCAGACCTTCCACAACCTCGCCGGCATGAGGCCGAACGAGAACGCCACCCTCTCCGAGAGCTTCGCGCGCTCCTGCAACACGGCCTTCATCAAGTTCGCGGACGAGGTGAAGGTGGACTCCCTGACCCGGGAGGCGCAGGACCGGTTCGGGATCGGCCGGAACGACTGGAAGGTCGGCGTCCCCTCGTTCGACGGCTCGGTGCCCGCCTCCGGCGGCCCGGACACGGCCGCCAACCTGATCGGGCAGGGGCAGGTGCAGATGAGCCCGCTGAACATGGCGTCGGTCACGGCGACCGCGACGACGGGCGCCTTCCGGCAGCCGGTGATCGTGCCGCAGGACCTGGACGGACGCGAACTGGCCACGGCGCGGGGGCTGTCCGGGAACACCGTCGGCCAGCTGCGCGCCATGATGAACCGCACCGCCACCAGCGGCACCGCCGCCTCCGTGATGTCCGGACTGTCCGGCAGCATCGGCGCGAAGACCGGCTCGGCGGAGGTCGACGGCAACGCCAAGGCGGACAGCTGGTTCACTGGCTACCGCGACGACATCGCCGCGGCGGCCATGGCCCAGCAGGGCGGACGGGGCGGCGAGGCGGCGGGTCCGATCGTGGCGGCCGTGCTGCGTGCGGGTGGCTGA
- a CDS encoding penicillin-binding transpeptidase domain-containing protein, which produces MGKRRRVAERRKTRPAVIGGVIAVVVGGAGIGAYALFGGGAAAEDGTSITAAEREKARTGPLSAKEVTTAAQAFLTAWQQGEVTGAAAATDDAAAAKALLAAYAKDAHIEGLSLTPGTRTGDTVPFTVKGTVSYQGVSKPLSYRSSLTVVRRAADGAPLVGWQPSVLHPDLRAGDRFVTGEAGTPPVTALDRDGEELTTEKYASLGPVLDGLREKYGKTAGGKAGVELRVVRGKASQKQKLSDKTVLELSEGTPGEVKTTLSATLQAAAEQQVASRARASVVVLRPSTGEILAVANGNPNFNTAFQGSLAPGSTMKVITSSLLIEKGLASPEKAHPCPKYFSYGGWKFQNDDKFEIKGGTFTASFARSCNTAFISQAPELDDDDLTKQAQQVFGLSLNNWSVGVPTFDGAVPVQSAAPMAASLIGQGGVRMNPLNMASVSATVKAGVFHQPYLVAPSVDDRTLAKASRTMSADTLAKLRELMAYTAAYGTAAEAMAGVSGDVGAKTGSAEVDGQKKPNGWFTAFRGDLAAAGVVQAAGHGGETAGPIVAALLKQGG; this is translated from the coding sequence GTGGGCAAGAGAAGGCGCGTCGCCGAGCGACGGAAGACGAGGCCCGCCGTCATCGGCGGGGTGATCGCCGTGGTCGTGGGCGGCGCCGGGATCGGTGCCTACGCGCTGTTCGGCGGCGGGGCGGCGGCCGAGGACGGCACGTCCATCACGGCCGCCGAGCGGGAGAAGGCGCGGACCGGCCCGCTGTCGGCGAAGGAGGTCACCACCGCGGCCCAGGCGTTCCTCACGGCCTGGCAGCAGGGGGAGGTGACCGGCGCGGCGGCCGCCACCGACGACGCCGCGGCGGCGAAGGCGCTGCTGGCCGCGTACGCCAAGGACGCGCACATCGAGGGCCTCTCGCTCACCCCGGGCACGCGCACGGGCGACACCGTGCCGTTCACGGTGAAGGGCACGGTGTCGTACCAGGGCGTCAGCAAGCCGCTGAGCTACCGCAGTTCGCTGACGGTCGTGCGGCGGGCCGCGGACGGCGCGCCGCTGGTCGGCTGGCAGCCGTCGGTGCTCCACCCCGACCTGCGCGCGGGCGACCGGTTCGTGACCGGCGAGGCGGGTACGCCGCCGGTCACGGCGCTGGACCGGGACGGCGAGGAACTGACCACCGAGAAGTACGCGTCGCTCGGGCCGGTGCTGGACGGGCTGCGCGAGAAGTACGGCAAGACGGCGGGCGGCAAGGCCGGCGTCGAGCTGCGGGTGGTCCGGGGCAAGGCCTCCCAGAAGCAGAAGCTGTCCGACAAGACGGTCCTGGAGCTGAGCGAGGGCACGCCGGGCGAGGTGAAGACGACGCTCAGCGCGACCCTGCAGGCCGCCGCGGAGCAACAGGTCGCCTCACGCGCGCGGGCCTCGGTGGTCGTCCTGCGGCCCTCGACGGGCGAGATCCTGGCGGTCGCGAACGGCAACCCGAACTTCAACACCGCGTTCCAGGGTTCGCTCGCGCCCGGTTCGACGATGAAGGTCATCACGTCGTCCCTGCTCATCGAGAAGGGGCTCGCCTCGCCGGAGAAGGCGCATCCGTGCCCCAAGTACTTCTCGTACGGCGGCTGGAAGTTCCAGAACGACGACAAGTTCGAGATCAAGGGCGGCACGTTCACCGCGAGTTTCGCGCGGTCCTGCAACACGGCGTTCATCAGCCAGGCGCCCGAGCTGGACGACGACGACCTGACCAAGCAGGCCCAGCAGGTGTTCGGTCTGTCGCTGAACAACTGGTCGGTCGGCGTGCCGACCTTCGACGGTGCCGTGCCGGTGCAGTCGGCCGCCCCGATGGCGGCCTCGCTCATCGGACAGGGCGGGGTGCGGATGAACCCGCTGAACATGGCGTCGGTCTCGGCGACCGTGAAGGCGGGCGTCTTCCACCAGCCCTACCTGGTCGCGCCGTCGGTGGACGACCGCACGCTCGCCAAGGCCTCGCGCACGATGTCCGCGGACACGCTGGCGAAGCTGCGCGAGCTGATGGCGTACACGGCGGCGTACGGCACGGCGGCGGAGGCGATGGCGGGGGTCTCGGGCGACGTCGGCGCGAAGACCGGCTCCGCGGAGGTCGACGGTCAGAAGAAGCCCAACGGCTGGTTCACCGCGTTCCGGGGCGATCTCGCCGCCGCCGGTGTGGTGCAGGCGGCCGGACACGGCGGGGAGACGGCCGGACCGATCGTGGCGGCGCTGCTGAAGCAGGGCGGCTGA
- a CDS encoding SsgA family sporulation/cell division regulator: MSVVEQYARAHIVTDSDVQVLDELGAIPVVLRYDPDHDPRAVRISLPGPHEWTFARELLERGLRAPAGSGDVRVWPLGRVQAVVEFHSPQGTAVVQFDTKALLRFLRRTYMAAATPVSR, from the coding sequence ATGTCCGTGGTCGAACAGTACGCGCGAGCCCACATCGTCACGGACAGCGACGTCCAGGTGCTCGACGAGCTGGGAGCGATCCCGGTCGTCCTGCGCTACGACCCCGACCATGATCCGCGTGCGGTCCGGATATCCCTGCCCGGCCCGCACGAGTGGACCTTCGCCCGGGAGCTCCTCGAACGGGGCCTGCGCGCCCCGGCCGGCTCCGGCGACGTCCGGGTCTGGCCGCTGGGGCGGGTGCAGGCCGTGGTCGAGTTCCACTCCCCGCAGGGCACCGCGGTCGTCCAGTTCGACACCAAGGCGCTCCTTCGCTTCCTGCGGCGCACCTACATGGCCGCCGCCACCCCCGTGAGCCGCTGA
- a CDS encoding energy-coupling factor ABC transporter permease — protein MHVPDGFINAPTSAVAGVVAAGAIAVSLRGARRELDERTAPLAGLVAAFIFAVQMLNFPVAAGTSGHLLGGALAAILVGPFTGALCISVVLLMQGVLFADGGLTALGVNITDMSIVGVGVAYVVFRGLVKVLPRTRRTVTAASFVAALVSVPAAALAFTAFYAVGGTTDVAIGKVATAMVGVHLLIGIGEAVITALTVGAVVAVRPDLVHGSRDLRRPLKLRVGGELVDVPAAGAPAPAARTSRRTLWISGLVTSLVLAGFVSFYASASPDGLEKVAEDKGFAASAEEHHTADSPLADYGVKDLDDARLSGGLAGVIGVGVTVAAGSAVFWAVRRRRTDEAADVSPTPTGV, from the coding sequence GTGCATGTACCCGACGGATTCATCAACGCCCCGACGTCCGCCGTGGCCGGAGTCGTCGCCGCCGGCGCCATCGCCGTGAGCCTGCGCGGCGCGCGCCGGGAGCTGGACGAGCGGACCGCGCCGCTGGCCGGACTGGTGGCGGCCTTCATCTTCGCCGTGCAGATGCTGAACTTCCCCGTCGCGGCCGGAACCAGCGGCCATCTGCTCGGCGGCGCCCTCGCCGCGATACTCGTGGGGCCCTTCACGGGCGCCCTGTGCATATCCGTCGTCCTGCTGATGCAGGGCGTCCTCTTCGCGGACGGCGGCCTGACCGCGCTCGGCGTGAACATCACGGACATGTCGATCGTCGGCGTCGGCGTCGCCTACGTCGTCTTCCGCGGCCTGGTGAAGGTGCTGCCGCGCACCCGGCGGACGGTCACCGCCGCCTCCTTCGTCGCCGCGCTGGTCTCGGTGCCGGCCGCCGCCCTCGCCTTCACCGCGTTCTACGCGGTCGGCGGCACCACCGACGTGGCCATCGGCAAGGTGGCCACCGCCATGGTCGGCGTGCACCTGCTCATCGGCATCGGCGAAGCCGTGATCACCGCGCTGACCGTCGGCGCCGTCGTCGCGGTACGGCCGGACCTCGTCCACGGCTCCCGGGACCTGCGCCGGCCGCTGAAGCTGCGGGTCGGCGGCGAACTCGTCGACGTCCCCGCCGCCGGGGCGCCCGCGCCCGCCGCCCGGACCTCCCGCCGCACGCTGTGGATCAGCGGACTCGTCACCTCCCTCGTGCTCGCCGGGTTCGTCAGCTTCTACGCCTCCGCGAGCCCCGACGGGCTGGAGAAGGTCGCCGAGGACAAGGGCTTCGCCGCGTCCGCCGAGGAACACCACACCGCCGACTCCCCGCTCGCCGACTACGGCGTCAAGGACCTCGACGACGCCCGTCTCTCCGGCGGCCTCGCCGGCGTGATCGGTGTCGGCGTCACGGTCGCCGCCGGCAGCGCCGTCTTCTGGGCGGTGCGCAGGCGGCGTACGGACGAGGCGGCCGACGTGTCGCCGACCCCCACGGGCGTCTGA
- the cbiQ gene encoding cobalt ECF transporter T component CbiQ, which produces MGAGHAHKLYRHGSSPVHALPPHTKLAATFAFVVVVVSTPREAMWAFGVYAVLLGVVAALARVPTGFLLKRLLIEVPFVAFAVLLPFVAEGERVEVLGMSLSVSGLWGAWNVLAKGTLGVAASVLLAATTELRELLLGLQRLKLPPLLVQIASFMIRYGDVITDEMRRMRIARESRGFEARGPRHWAVLAKSAGALFIRSYERGERVHLAMVSRGYAGVMPVIDEATASRAQWSYALTLPCAALVVCLLGWVL; this is translated from the coding sequence ATGGGCGCCGGGCACGCCCACAAGCTCTACCGGCACGGCTCGTCGCCCGTGCACGCCCTGCCGCCGCACACCAAGCTCGCCGCGACGTTCGCCTTCGTGGTCGTCGTGGTGTCCACGCCGCGCGAGGCGATGTGGGCGTTCGGGGTGTACGCCGTCCTGCTGGGCGTGGTCGCCGCGCTCGCCCGGGTGCCTACGGGCTTCCTGCTCAAACGGCTGCTGATCGAGGTGCCGTTCGTCGCGTTCGCCGTGCTGCTGCCGTTCGTGGCGGAGGGCGAGCGCGTCGAGGTGCTGGGCATGTCGCTGAGCGTCAGCGGACTGTGGGGCGCCTGGAACGTGCTCGCCAAGGGCACCCTGGGCGTCGCCGCGTCCGTCCTGCTGGCCGCCACGACCGAACTGCGGGAACTGCTGCTCGGCCTGCAGCGGCTGAAGCTGCCGCCGCTGCTGGTGCAGATCGCGTCGTTCATGATCCGGTACGGCGACGTGATCACCGACGAGATGCGGCGGATGCGCATCGCGCGGGAGTCGCGCGGCTTCGAGGCGCGCGGCCCGCGGCACTGGGCCGTGCTCGCCAAGTCGGCGGGCGCGCTGTTCATCCGCTCCTACGAGCGCGGGGAACGGGTGCACCTGGCGATGGTCAGCCGGGGGTACGCCGGCGTCATGCCGGTGATCGACGAGGCGACCGCGTCCCGGGCGCAGTGGTCGTACGCCCTCACCCTGCCGTGTGCCGCCCTGGTCGTCTGTCTGCTGGGATGGGTGCTGTGA